From Passer domesticus isolate bPasDom1 chromosome 8, bPasDom1.hap1, whole genome shotgun sequence, a single genomic window includes:
- the LOC135306126 gene encoding olfactory receptor 14J1-like, whose protein sequence is LHYRTLLGSRACVHMAAAAWASAFLYSLLHTANTFSLPLCHGNALGLFFCEIPQILKLSCSHSYFRELGLIVFSASLLFGCFVFIVFSYVQIFRAVLRIPSEQGRHKAFSTCLPHLAVVSLFISTVMFAYLKPPSVSSPSLDLALSVLYSVVTPALNPFIYSLRNQELKAAVWRLMTGCFQKH, encoded by the coding sequence ctgcactacaggaccctcctgggcagcagagcttgtgtccacatggcagcagctgcctgggccagtgcctttctctattcattgctgcacacagccaatacattttctctgcccctgtgccatggcaatgccctgggcctgttcttctgtgaaatcccccagattCTCAAACTCTCCTGCTCACATTCCTACttcagggaacttgggctcatTGTGTTCAGTGCCTCCTTAttatttggctgttttgtgttcattgttttctcctatgtgcagatcttcagggctgtgctgaggatcccctctgagcagggccggcacaaagccttttccacctgcctccctcacctggccgtgGTCTCCCTCTTCATCAGCACAGTCATGtttgcctacctgaaacccCCCTCCGTGTCCTCTCcgtccctggatctggccctgtcagttctgtactcagttgtgactccagccctgaaccccttcatctacagcctgaggaaccaggagctcaaggctgcagtgtggagactgatgactggatgctttcagaaacattaa